A genomic segment from Sorangium aterium encodes:
- a CDS encoding serine/threonine-protein kinase — MLPDARRGGSAARSGAPTARCKECGRRVAHADPGCPEHGPVARQGSQEPVAPGGADEPSGSWLGATALPSIEGYRGVRLAGAGGFGAVFAAEPEEGGPTVAIKVARADRADASARLVKEMRALYDVGPPHVPAVYGCGQLASGAPYFVMEYLDGPTLADRLVARGVAGPMPAREACALARAALRALEAIHARGYVHRDVKPENIFVSGAPLVARAGDGGHRATIIDLGLAAGHHEPSHRITAESDAPGTAEYMAPEQCDGRGDVDARADVYALGVVLFELLTGKPPFWGPPALVRQDHMSRRPPRPSQIAPISRSLEEIVLRCLAKDRGQRFASAAALGAALESFERGQERRPSRLRRPTTEPPPPSARSVERRAVALLFFEAELDVVALQRRLSALGGELAHAAGGRFVAVFDHADGASPLRRAAHAGRELEQQRVLSRGLLDLATVSVQPRPDGTRRFLSPLFHREDRFAAGGPAGLTLSPAAAAALGDDASQAQGDGLPPQGPASVRPGLAAAQPDADTAFDSSSQPLFGRSDVLDALVAGARDAVATATPTIASVIGVAGHGKSRLAGALAQRLRAIEGRAEVIELRTGEPVAGGADRVVREILQRALALPSSPPADGGSALLRRRLAGAQQGQLGAAVALALGWISDDALAEERYPELRALSAAPGALRAALSVAAGEALRRRSRRTPLFVVLDDAHVADDAALAALEYAALAEAQAPLFICAFGRPSFESARPSFGERAARRETYRLEALDRESAIALCRRLLLPAEDVPEPAVAHLVERAQGVPLLLIELVRGLKRGGIVRRHPRGDAWYLATDELDRLPDMPLLDWLALGEIDALPPALQAHARLIALLGPDVAVAEVAGVLHRLDEHGEADDLPLDAAVAVKRLIAADLLVQDRRGRIGFRHALVREAVARGAPEPLRRRVHLAAFKLHRDAAGDEAGERDAPHLKNERLIPFAYHAAQAGLGEIAEIAYLTLAERARARHAYLDAETLYSRALEQPIEPTAPGGGPPSRRAPGGVRPDRAAAHRGRGLMRYRLGRYHDALADFASARAIARARGDVPAQIDILLDEATALDWMDEFKSSEERVEEAGVLAEEITLSPALTARLALGAGRTLHRFSQEEEAAAALERAAASAASLGDEGYETLVISLLMLGFVLQGLGRLDDAEDALGRAIALCEAHHDTLHLCSVTNNRALLWACRGDKARMIADLERVLALARDLGQSGLERIGEYNLGEYLYLMDDLAAARPHIDRALDIERHRFCGTCRPVALLLKTRFLFYCGEQAEARALFQQMREMQERAREDGQADALMVPSEEVLCAMIDLATQDRGAADDAAWDALVDRSAQSSVGQEHIEVLEIRAVTALRRGRLAAARGALSAALEAAERIPNVMGDRLRRHAAALAEREAAEAALDQPTQPA; from the coding sequence ATGTTGCCCGATGCTCGTCGAGGCGGAAGCGCGGCTCGCTCCGGGGCGCCCACCGCGCGGTGCAAGGAGTGCGGCAGGCGCGTCGCGCACGCGGATCCGGGGTGTCCGGAGCACGGCCCCGTGGCGCGGCAGGGCAGCCAAGAGCCCGTAGCGCCCGGCGGCGCGGACGAGCCCAGCGGCAGCTGGCTCGGCGCGACCGCTCTGCCCAGCATCGAAGGCTACCGGGGCGTCCGGCTCGCCGGCGCAGGCGGGTTCGGGGCCGTGTTCGCGGCCGAGCCCGAGGAGGGCGGCCCGACCGTGGCGATCAAGGTCGCGCGCGCCGACCGGGCGGACGCGAGCGCCCGCCTCGTCAAGGAGATGCGGGCCCTCTACGACGTCGGGCCGCCCCACGTGCCCGCCGTCTACGGGTGTGGCCAGCTCGCCTCGGGCGCGCCGTACTTCGTCATGGAGTACCTCGACGGCCCCACGCTCGCCGACCGCCTCGTGGCGCGCGGGGTCGCCGGGCCGATGCCGGCGCGCGAGGCGTGCGCCCTCGCGCGCGCCGCGCTCCGGGCCCTCGAGGCGATCCACGCGCGCGGCTACGTGCACCGCGACGTCAAGCCGGAGAACATCTTCGTCTCCGGCGCGCCGCTCGTCGCGCGCGCCGGGGACGGCGGGCACCGCGCCACCATCATCGATCTCGGCCTCGCCGCGGGGCACCACGAGCCGTCGCACCGCATCACCGCCGAGAGCGACGCGCCCGGCACCGCCGAGTACATGGCCCCCGAGCAGTGCGACGGCCGCGGCGACGTCGACGCGCGCGCGGACGTGTACGCCCTCGGCGTCGTGCTGTTCGAGCTGCTCACCGGCAAGCCGCCGTTCTGGGGACCTCCCGCCCTGGTGCGGCAGGACCACATGAGCCGCCGCCCCCCGCGGCCCTCCCAGATCGCGCCGATCTCGCGCTCGCTCGAGGAGATCGTGCTCCGGTGCCTCGCGAAGGACAGAGGCCAGCGCTTCGCGAGCGCCGCGGCGCTCGGCGCCGCCCTGGAGAGCTTCGAGCGCGGCCAGGAGCGCCGCCCCTCGCGCCTCCGGCGTCCCACCACGGAGCCGCCGCCGCCGAGCGCCCGCAGCGTCGAGCGGCGCGCCGTCGCGCTCCTCTTCTTCGAGGCCGAGCTCGACGTCGTGGCCCTCCAGCGCAGGCTCAGCGCCCTGGGCGGGGAGCTCGCCCACGCCGCGGGCGGCCGCTTCGTCGCCGTCTTCGATCACGCGGACGGCGCGAGCCCGCTGCGCCGCGCGGCGCACGCCGGCCGCGAGCTCGAGCAGCAGCGCGTCCTCTCCCGCGGGCTGCTCGACCTCGCGACCGTGTCCGTCCAGCCGCGGCCCGACGGCACGCGGCGGTTCCTGAGCCCGCTCTTCCACCGGGAGGACCGGTTCGCGGCGGGCGGCCCTGCAGGCCTCACCCTGTCGCCGGCGGCCGCGGCGGCGCTCGGCGACGACGCCTCGCAGGCCCAGGGCGATGGCCTCCCCCCGCAAGGACCGGCCTCCGTCCGGCCCGGGCTGGCGGCCGCCCAGCCCGACGCCGACACCGCGTTCGACTCGAGCTCCCAGCCGCTCTTCGGCCGGAGCGATGTCCTCGACGCGCTGGTCGCGGGCGCGCGCGACGCCGTGGCGACCGCGACGCCCACCATCGCCAGCGTCATCGGGGTGGCCGGCCACGGCAAGAGCCGCCTCGCCGGCGCGCTCGCGCAGCGGCTGCGCGCGATCGAGGGGCGCGCCGAGGTGATCGAGCTCCGGACCGGCGAGCCGGTCGCCGGCGGGGCCGATCGCGTCGTCCGGGAGATCCTTCAGCGGGCGCTCGCGCTGCCGTCGTCCCCTCCGGCGGACGGCGGCAGCGCGCTCCTGCGGCGCCGCCTCGCGGGCGCGCAGCAGGGGCAGCTCGGGGCCGCGGTGGCGCTCGCGCTCGGCTGGATCAGCGACGACGCGCTCGCCGAGGAGCGCTACCCGGAGCTCCGCGCGCTCTCCGCGGCGCCCGGCGCGCTCCGCGCCGCGCTCTCCGTGGCCGCCGGCGAGGCCCTCCGCCGGCGATCGCGCCGGACGCCGCTCTTCGTGGTGCTCGACGACGCGCACGTGGCCGACGACGCGGCGCTCGCCGCGCTCGAGTACGCGGCGCTCGCCGAGGCGCAGGCGCCGCTCTTCATCTGCGCGTTCGGGCGGCCGAGCTTCGAGAGCGCGCGCCCCTCCTTCGGCGAGCGCGCCGCGCGCCGCGAGACCTACCGCCTCGAGGCGCTCGATCGCGAGAGCGCGATCGCCCTGTGCCGGCGGCTGCTCCTGCCCGCGGAGGACGTGCCCGAGCCCGCGGTCGCGCACCTCGTCGAGCGCGCGCAGGGCGTCCCGCTCCTGCTCATCGAGCTCGTGCGCGGCCTCAAGCGCGGGGGCATCGTGCGCCGGCACCCGCGCGGCGACGCGTGGTACCTCGCCACCGACGAGCTCGATCGGCTCCCCGACATGCCGCTCCTCGACTGGCTGGCCCTCGGCGAGATCGACGCGCTCCCGCCCGCGCTCCAGGCGCACGCGCGGCTCATCGCGCTGCTCGGCCCCGACGTCGCGGTCGCGGAGGTGGCCGGCGTGCTCCACCGGCTCGACGAGCACGGCGAGGCCGACGATCTCCCGCTCGACGCCGCGGTCGCCGTGAAGCGGCTGATCGCCGCGGACCTCCTCGTCCAGGACCGGCGCGGCCGCATCGGCTTCCGACACGCGCTGGTCCGCGAGGCGGTGGCCCGCGGCGCGCCCGAGCCGCTCCGCCGGCGCGTCCACCTCGCGGCGTTCAAGCTGCACCGCGACGCCGCGGGCGACGAGGCCGGCGAGCGCGACGCGCCGCACCTCAAGAACGAGCGCCTCATCCCGTTCGCGTACCACGCTGCCCAGGCGGGCCTCGGCGAGATCGCCGAGATCGCCTACCTCACCCTGGCGGAGCGCGCGCGCGCCCGGCACGCCTACCTCGACGCGGAGACGCTCTACAGCCGCGCCCTGGAGCAGCCGATCGAGCCGACGGCCCCCGGCGGAGGCCCGCCCAGCCGCCGCGCGCCGGGCGGGGTGCGCCCCGATCGCGCGGCCGCGCACCGGGGCCGCGGCCTCATGCGCTACCGCCTCGGCCGCTACCACGACGCGCTCGCCGACTTCGCCAGCGCGCGGGCCATCGCGCGGGCGCGCGGCGACGTCCCGGCGCAGATCGACATCCTGCTCGACGAGGCCACGGCGCTCGACTGGATGGACGAGTTCAAGAGCTCCGAGGAGCGCGTCGAGGAGGCGGGCGTGCTCGCCGAAGAGATCACGCTGTCGCCGGCGCTCACCGCGCGCCTCGCGCTCGGCGCCGGGCGCACGCTCCACCGCTTCAGCCAGGAGGAAGAGGCGGCCGCCGCGCTCGAGCGCGCCGCGGCGTCGGCCGCCTCGCTCGGCGACGAAGGGTACGAGACGCTCGTCATCTCGCTGCTCATGCTCGGCTTCGTCCTCCAGGGGCTCGGCCGGCTCGACGACGCCGAGGACGCGCTCGGCCGGGCGATCGCGCTCTGCGAGGCGCACCACGACACGCTCCACCTCTGCTCCGTGACGAACAACCGCGCGCTCCTCTGGGCGTGCCGCGGCGACAAGGCCCGGATGATCGCCGATCTCGAGCGGGTGCTCGCGCTCGCGCGCGACCTCGGCCAGAGCGGGCTGGAGCGGATCGGCGAGTACAACCTCGGCGAGTACCTCTACCTGATGGACGACCTCGCGGCGGCGAGGCCGCACATCGATCGCGCGCTCGACATCGAGCGGCACCGGTTCTGCGGGACGTGCCGGCCGGTCGCGCTGCTCCTCAAGACCCGGTTCCTCTTCTATTGCGGCGAGCAGGCCGAGGCGCGCGCGCTGTTCCAGCAGATGCGCGAGATGCAGGAGCGAGCCCGCGAGGACGGCCAGGCCGACGCGCTGATGGTCCCCTCGGAGGAGGTGCTCTGCGCCATGATCGATCTGGCCACGCAGGACAGGGGCGCCGCGGACGACGCCGCGTGGGACGCCCTCGTGGACCGCTCGGCGCAGAGCTCCGTGGGCCAGGAGCACATCGAGGTCCTCGAGATCCGCGCGGTGACCGCGCTGCGGCGCGGCCGGCTCGCCGCCGCGCGCGGCGCGCTCTCGGCCGCGCTCGAGGCCGCGGAGCGCATCCCGAACGTGATGGGCGACCGGCTGCGCCGCCACGCCGCCGCCCTCGCCGAGCGCGAAGCGGCGGAGGCCGCCCTGGATCAGCCGACGCAGCCGGCGTAG
- a CDS encoding serine/threonine-protein kinase: protein MDALATRDNETRAFSLEERSFSRGELPCGSRAGEYGIVSPIARGGCGAVYEAIHLRTGARVAMKVLHGTLAASPKMVKRFLREVEVVRLLNHPGIVEIHDAGELADGRPFYVMEHLDGVTLDVLLRQEGRLSPEQALELLEPVCSALDAAHAAGIIHRDVKGSNIFVSRGAPRAVKLLDFGIAKLMEPDEGASGFTTAGRAPGTLTIMAPEQILGGVLDARVDVYALGVLLHRLLTGKLPFYSPDATELLRQHLEEPAPRPSRRTPLPPALDAVVLRCMEKQPEHRYPSVKSFLYTLREAVGEPTSGRSSVPELQTDAIAIYLDLRVRTDADDLDDALAEELGLVLDLAEERLRDAGLTLVSVTGSEILAVRLLSSELRESLLERAAVIEIAASLHEEIALRSGPDTRVHTNLCLHAGQVVVRSANLPEIIGGDLARVGAWAPVDSVQGLCATEAAVRGIGGLDLSAGPPGLLLIGELSGHCSSPAPTLRCRAL, encoded by the coding sequence ATGGATGCTTTGGCGACACGAGATAACGAGACGCGGGCATTTTCACTGGAGGAGAGGTCCTTTTCCCGAGGCGAGCTGCCGTGCGGCTCGCGGGCGGGTGAGTACGGCATTGTGTCGCCCATCGCCCGGGGCGGATGTGGGGCCGTGTACGAGGCGATTCACCTCCGGACCGGCGCGCGGGTGGCGATGAAGGTGCTCCACGGGACGCTCGCCGCGTCGCCGAAGATGGTGAAGCGCTTCCTGCGCGAGGTCGAGGTGGTGAGGCTGCTCAACCACCCCGGGATCGTCGAGATTCATGACGCCGGCGAGCTCGCGGACGGCCGGCCCTTTTATGTGATGGAGCACCTCGACGGGGTGACGCTCGACGTGCTCCTCCGGCAGGAGGGGCGGCTGTCGCCGGAGCAGGCGCTCGAGCTGCTCGAGCCGGTCTGCTCGGCGCTCGACGCGGCGCACGCGGCCGGGATCATCCATCGCGACGTGAAGGGCAGCAACATCTTCGTCTCGCGGGGCGCCCCGCGGGCGGTCAAGCTCCTCGATTTCGGGATCGCCAAGCTGATGGAGCCGGACGAGGGGGCGAGCGGCTTCACCACGGCGGGGAGGGCGCCCGGCACCCTCACGATCATGGCGCCCGAGCAGATCCTCGGCGGCGTCCTCGACGCGCGCGTGGACGTGTATGCGCTCGGCGTCCTGCTGCACAGGCTCCTCACGGGCAAGCTCCCGTTCTACTCGCCGGACGCGACCGAGCTGCTCCGGCAGCACCTGGAGGAGCCCGCGCCGCGCCCGAGCCGGCGGACCCCGCTGCCGCCCGCGCTCGACGCGGTGGTGCTGCGCTGCATGGAGAAGCAGCCGGAGCACCGCTACCCTTCGGTGAAGAGCTTCCTCTACACGCTCCGCGAGGCGGTCGGCGAGCCGACGTCGGGGCGGAGCAGCGTGCCGGAGCTCCAGACCGACGCGATCGCGATCTACCTCGATCTCCGGGTGCGCACCGACGCCGACGATCTCGACGACGCGCTCGCCGAGGAGCTCGGCCTCGTGCTCGACCTCGCGGAGGAGCGCCTCCGGGACGCCGGGCTCACGCTCGTCTCCGTGACCGGCAGCGAGATCCTCGCCGTGCGCCTCCTCTCCAGCGAGCTGCGGGAGTCGCTGCTCGAGCGCGCGGCCGTGATCGAGATCGCCGCCTCGCTCCACGAGGAGATCGCGCTGAGGAGCGGCCCGGACACGCGCGTGCACACGAACCTGTGCCTGCACGCCGGGCAGGTCGTTGTGCGCTCGGCGAACCTCCCGGAGATCATCGGCGGCGACCTGGCCCGGGTCGGGGCGTGGGCGCCCGTCGACTCGGTGCAAGGGCTCTGCGCGACGGAGGCGGCGGTCCGCGGGATCGGCGGACTCGATCTCTCCGCGGGGCCGCCCGGGCTCCTGCTGATCGGCGAGCTCTCCGGGCACTGCTCCTCGCCGGCGCCCACGCTGCGGTGCCGCGCGCTCTGA
- a CDS encoding ferritin-like domain-containing protein translates to MSMRLQQALQTLLDSAPLLRDASSSGNVRVLASLLGPAFRGFVQRRGKGVVSTDISVGYEASFNWSYGRDDPDMARLYHLAKTSQWNAATDLDWSRSVDWLDPAMPLLPDSWMPPSKLPAWGRLSERERATQRHGLLSWMLSQFLHGEQGALFAASQITECVPSLDAKLYGSTQVADEGRHVEVFHAYLTQKLEKLYEINDNLYVVIDAIMSDGRWDMKFLGMQIMIEGLALGAFGSIRQVTSEPLLKDVLRSVITDEARHVHYGVLALSRFYREGIDERARREREDWAFDLSVLLRNRFLAHEFYDEFYAHRMTRCAWDELMLQSDLMGFFRRTMFRRIVPNLKRIGLLSARMRPRYASLGLLEYEHGRAASELTARELLDDA, encoded by the coding sequence ATGTCCATGCGCCTCCAGCAAGCACTCCAGACCCTCCTCGATTCCGCCCCTCTCCTTCGTGACGCGTCGAGCAGCGGTAACGTCCGTGTGCTCGCCTCGCTGCTCGGGCCCGCCTTTCGCGGCTTCGTCCAGCGGCGGGGCAAGGGCGTGGTCTCGACCGATATCTCGGTTGGATACGAGGCCAGCTTTAACTGGAGTTACGGGCGGGACGACCCCGACATGGCGCGGCTCTACCACCTCGCCAAGACGTCCCAGTGGAACGCTGCGACAGACCTCGACTGGTCGCGGAGCGTCGACTGGCTCGACCCGGCAATGCCGCTCTTGCCCGACAGCTGGATGCCGCCGTCCAAGCTGCCCGCCTGGGGCAGGCTCTCCGAGCGGGAGCGGGCGACGCAGCGCCACGGGCTGCTCTCCTGGATGCTGAGCCAGTTCCTGCACGGCGAGCAGGGCGCCTTGTTCGCGGCGTCGCAGATCACGGAGTGCGTGCCGTCGCTCGACGCGAAGCTCTATGGGAGCACGCAGGTCGCCGACGAGGGGCGCCACGTCGAGGTGTTCCACGCGTACCTGACGCAGAAGCTGGAGAAGCTCTACGAGATCAACGACAACCTCTATGTCGTCATCGACGCGATCATGAGCGACGGCCGGTGGGACATGAAGTTCCTCGGCATGCAGATCATGATCGAGGGCCTGGCGCTCGGCGCGTTCGGCTCGATTCGACAGGTGACGAGCGAGCCGCTCCTCAAGGACGTCCTCCGGTCGGTGATCACCGACGAGGCGCGCCACGTCCACTACGGGGTGCTCGCGCTGAGCAGGTTCTACCGCGAGGGCATCGACGAGCGGGCGCGGAGGGAGCGTGAGGACTGGGCGTTCGATCTGTCGGTGCTCTTGCGCAACCGCTTCCTGGCGCACGAGTTCTATGACGAGTTCTACGCCCACCGCATGACGCGCTGCGCGTGGGACGAGCTCATGCTCCAGAGCGACCTGATGGGGTTCTTCCGCCGGACGATGTTCCGGCGGATCGTGCCGAACCTGAAGCGGATCGGCCTCTTGTCCGCGCGGATGCGGCCGCGCTACGCCTCGCTCGGCCTGCTCGAGTACGAGCACGGGCGGGCGGCCAGCGAGCTGACGGCCAGGGAGCTGCTCGACGACGCGTGA
- a CDS encoding RNA polymerase sigma factor, with protein MRLVEPVVPAAPAAEAQQDMGDAGPAFAPEERGRGDGRFGGARAQDRRSSAATAPAERGAGLAELPDAQLVVLGARGDVSALEQLYRRHVAFAIHLATRIEGSARDVEDIVHDAFLRAYERLDDLVDPAAFRAWLGSIIVHKVRSRMRRARLLGVLGMGKSSEPVDLDALASPAASPHARAQIAQIYALLQTLPADDRIAWILRSVEGHDLETVAQMTDCSLATVKRRISRAQHFLDGHFVDSTSSEASS; from the coding sequence TTGCGCCTTGTCGAACCGGTCGTCCCGGCTGCCCCGGCCGCGGAGGCCCAGCAGGACATGGGCGACGCCGGGCCCGCGTTCGCTCCGGAGGAGCGGGGCCGCGGCGATGGCCGGTTCGGGGGGGCGCGCGCGCAGGACAGACGGTCCTCCGCCGCGACCGCCCCGGCCGAGCGCGGCGCAGGCCTCGCGGAGCTCCCGGACGCGCAGCTCGTGGTGCTCGGCGCCCGCGGGGACGTGAGCGCGCTCGAGCAGCTCTACCGGCGGCACGTCGCCTTCGCCATCCACCTCGCGACGCGCATCGAGGGCTCGGCGCGCGACGTGGAGGACATCGTTCACGACGCGTTCCTCCGCGCCTACGAGCGCCTCGACGATCTCGTGGATCCCGCCGCGTTCCGCGCGTGGCTCGGGTCGATCATCGTCCACAAGGTCCGCTCGCGGATGCGGCGCGCGCGGCTGCTCGGCGTGCTCGGGATGGGCAAGTCGAGCGAGCCGGTCGATCTCGACGCGCTGGCGAGCCCGGCCGCGTCGCCCCACGCGCGCGCGCAGATCGCGCAGATCTACGCCCTGCTCCAGACGCTGCCGGCCGACGACCGGATCGCGTGGATCCTCCGCTCGGTGGAGGGGCACGATCTCGAGACGGTCGCGCAGATGACGGACTGCTCGCTCGCGACCGTCAAGCGGCGCATTTCGCGGGCGCAACACTTCCTCGACGGTCACTTTGTAGATTCAACCAGCAGCGAGGCCTCATCATGA
- a CDS encoding FecR domain-containing protein, which translates to MSRRGLPRIAPADLRDHATEERIARVWDRIEHDLGARERSSPRRASMAAMLAAATFAAFGGGLWLGKAIWSDERAAPAPTAVAPANDAPSLVDVFAAGSQGRTFQLPGGGTISLTAGTTVEVEQADGGALTLRLVQGEAWLDTVSGTRTAALAIVAGEARLAAAAGSVLRVKHNVDAIDVNVADGSVKLTSPAGSRELGRGDAEEGVPIRQRIAVVAPPEPRRARASSLPRSSAEVAPIEPPPAAAQVAAAPDWRARYNAGNVAEALQSLQQQSGGIDGAIASAKTARELMDLSDLLRGKGGDRAAAMRAFARVVEGFPSDANAPIAAYKLGDMYASMGEQALAAKYYEQARSLSPEGNLAEDSFCKRIRSEVVAGHKEEASQMAKEYVAKYPDGRCEDVQRIVSGESGEEAAEEEEHAAPPPQPPPAPDASPTP; encoded by the coding sequence ATGAGCCGGCGAGGGCTACCCCGAATCGCCCCGGCAGATCTCCGCGACCACGCGACCGAGGAGCGGATCGCGCGCGTCTGGGACCGCATCGAGCACGACCTCGGGGCGCGCGAGCGCTCGTCGCCGCGGCGCGCGAGCATGGCCGCGATGCTCGCGGCGGCGACGTTCGCGGCGTTCGGCGGCGGCCTGTGGCTCGGCAAGGCGATCTGGAGCGACGAGCGCGCCGCGCCCGCGCCCACCGCCGTGGCGCCGGCCAACGACGCGCCGTCGCTCGTCGACGTGTTCGCCGCGGGCTCGCAGGGGCGCACCTTCCAGCTGCCGGGCGGCGGAACGATCTCGCTGACGGCGGGCACGACCGTCGAGGTCGAGCAGGCGGACGGCGGCGCGCTGACGCTGCGGCTCGTGCAGGGCGAAGCGTGGCTCGACACCGTGAGCGGGACGCGCACGGCGGCGCTCGCGATCGTCGCCGGCGAGGCCCGCCTCGCGGCGGCGGCGGGCAGCGTGCTGCGCGTGAAGCACAACGTCGACGCGATCGACGTCAACGTCGCGGATGGCTCGGTCAAGCTCACGTCGCCGGCCGGCTCGCGGGAGCTCGGGCGCGGCGACGCCGAGGAGGGCGTGCCGATCCGGCAGCGGATCGCGGTCGTGGCGCCGCCGGAGCCCCGGCGCGCCCGCGCCTCGTCGCTCCCGCGCTCGAGCGCGGAGGTGGCGCCGATCGAGCCGCCGCCTGCCGCCGCGCAGGTCGCCGCCGCGCCGGACTGGCGCGCGCGGTACAACGCGGGCAACGTCGCCGAGGCGCTGCAGAGCCTGCAGCAGCAGAGCGGCGGCATCGACGGCGCCATCGCTTCCGCGAAGACGGCGAGGGAGCTGATGGACCTCAGCGATCTGCTGCGCGGGAAGGGCGGCGATCGCGCCGCGGCGATGCGCGCGTTCGCGCGCGTGGTCGAGGGCTTCCCGAGCGACGCGAACGCGCCGATCGCGGCCTACAAGCTCGGCGACATGTACGCGAGCATGGGCGAGCAGGCGCTGGCGGCGAAGTACTACGAGCAGGCGCGCTCGCTGTCGCCCGAGGGCAACCTCGCGGAGGACTCGTTCTGCAAGCGCATCCGCTCCGAGGTGGTCGCCGGCCACAAGGAAGAGGCCTCTCAGATGGCCAAGGAGTATGTGGCCAAGTACCCGGACGGCCGGTGCGAGGACGTCCAGCGGATCGTCTCCGGCGAGTCCGGCGAGGAGGCGGCCGAGGAAGAGGAGCACGCGGCCCCGCCGCCCCAGCCTCCGCCGGCCCCGGACGCGAGCCCGACGCCGTAG